The Apium graveolens cultivar Ventura chromosome 6, ASM990537v1, whole genome shotgun sequence genome contains a region encoding:
- the LOC141668452 gene encoding magnesium transporter MRS2-4-like, which translates to MKKPSVSSSIRRMIIRRKTKKQQPDRTPLIAELTESNQVTITNSNSNSNSINNNTLAEMVVAGASGAKSKKKGSGSRLWMRMDKIGRSEVIECDKSTIIKRVGVPTRDLRVLLGPVFSHSSNILAREKAIIVNLEFIKAIVTAEEILLLDPLRKEVVPFVDQLRLQFSQRSSRRLDGVGQLAIHDTEHLTPPGQWLPVSEAVEGFQAELPFEFQILEIALELVCTSLESSVVDLERVAYPVLDELARNVSTKNLEHVRSLKSNLTRLLARVQKVRDEIEHLLDDNEDMAQLYLTRKLVQLQQSEALIGSMASNNIIASASNLRRLSSVRSGSLVTSNYSNDNDVEDLEMLLEAYFMQLDGTRNKILSVREYIDDTEDYVNIQLDNQRNELIQLQLTLTIASFAIAVETLVAGMFGMNINCQLYDMHGIFGTFVGVLTAVCVLIFFIILGYARWKKLLGS; encoded by the exons atGAAAAAACCGAGTGTTTCTTCGTCTATTCGACGGatgattatccgtcgaaagacgAAGAAACAACAACCTGATAGGACTCCCTTAATTGCGGAATTAACGGAGTCCAATCAGGTAACTATTACTAATAGTAATAGTAATAGTAATAGTATTAATAATAATACGCTGGCGGAGATGGTTGTTGCCGGTGCGAGTGGGGCTAAGAGTAAGAAGAAAGGGAGTGGATCGAGGCTGTGGATGCGGATGGATAAGATAGGGCGATCGGAGGTTATTGAGTGTGATAAGAGCACGATTATTAAGCGTGTAGGTGTTCCTACTAGAGATTTGCGAGTTTTGCTTGGTCCTGTGTTCTCTCATTCCTCGAATATTCTCG CTAGGGAGAAAGCAATAATTGTCAATTTGGAGTTCATAAAAGCAATTGTTACTGCTGAAGAAATTTTGTTGCTTGATCCTCTTCGCAAAGAGGTGGTTCCATTTGTGGATCAGCTAAGACTTCAATTTTCTCAGAGAAGTTCTCGTAGGTTGGATGGAGTAGGTCAGCTGGCTATACATGATACCGAACACCTGACACCGCCTGGACAGTGGTTACCTGTTTCTGAAGCTGTTGAAGGTTTTCAGGCCGAGCTTCCCTTTGAGTTCCAAATTTTGGAAATTGCACTAGAGTTAGTGTGTACATCCTTGGAATCTAGTGTGGTAGATCTTGAGAGAGTTGCTTATCCAGTGTTAGATGAATTGGCGAGGAACGTCAGTACTAAAAATCTTGAGCATGTGAGGAGTTTGAAAAGCAACCTTACTCGTCTTCTTGCACGTGTACAGAAG GTGAGGGATGAAATTGAACATCTTTTAGATGACAACGAAGATATGGCTCAACTGTACTTAACAAGGAAACTGGTGCAACTTCAGCAATCTGAGGCTTTAATAGGATCCATGGCTTCAAATAACATTATAGCTAGTGCATCTAATCTTCGGAGACTTAGTTCTGTGAGGAGTGGGAGCTTAGTCACTAGCAACTATTCCAATGATAATGATGTTGAGGATCTCGAGATGTTGTTGGAGGCATATTTCATGCAATTAGATGGCACGCGTAACAAGATATTATCT GTTCGCGAGTACATTGACGACACAGAGGACTACGTAAACATCCAGCTTGACAATCAGCGAAACGAACTTATTCAACTACAGCTGACATTAACAATTGCATCGTTTGCCATAGCTGTGGAAACTCTAGTAGCTGGGATGTTTGGAATGAACATTAATTGTCAATTATATGACATGCATGGGATTTTCGGCACATTCGTTGGAGTTTTGACCGCTGTCTGTGTTTTGATTTTCTTCATCATTCTTGGATATGCTAGATGGAAGAAGTTACTCGGGTCTTAA